One part of the Sciurus carolinensis chromosome 4, mSciCar1.2, whole genome shotgun sequence genome encodes these proteins:
- the Purg gene encoding purine-rich element-binding protein gamma isoform X1, with protein MERARRRGGGGGGRGRGGKNIGGSGLSKSRLYPQAQHSHYPHYAASTTPNQSGGTAEIQELASKRVDIQKKRFYLDVKQSSRGRFLKIAEVWIGRGRQDNIRKSKLTLSLSVAAELKDCLGDFIEHYAHLGLKGHRQEHGHSKEQGSRRRQKHSAPSPPVSVGSEEHPHSVLKTDYIERDNRKYYLDLKENQRGRFLRIRQTMMRGTGMIGYFGHSLGQEQTIVLPAQGMIEFRDALVQLIEDYGEGDIEERRGGEDDPLELPEGTSFRVDNKRFYFDVGSNKYGIFLKVSEVRPPYRNTITVPFKAWTRFGENFIKYEEEMRKICNSHKEKRMDDRRASGEEQECLD; from the coding sequence ATGGAAAGAGCCAGGCGGaggggaggcggcggcggcggccgcggccGTGGAGGCAAGAATATAGGGGGCTCTGGCCTAAGCAAGAGTAGACTCTATCCCCAGGCCCAGCACTCTCACTACCCCCACTACGCTGCTTCAACCACCCCTAATCAGTCTGGGGGCACAGCCGAAATCCAAGAGCTGGCTTCCAAACGAGTGGACATCCAGAAAAAGAGGTTTTACCTAGACGTGAAGCAAAGCTCCCGGGGCCGGTTCCTAAAGATAGCCGAAGTCTGGATAGGGAGAGGCCGGCAGGACAATATCAGAAAGAGTAAACTGACCCTATCCCTGTCTGTAGCAGCGGAGCTGAAGGACTGTTTAGGGGACTTCATCGAGCATTACGCCCACCTGGGCCTGAAAGGCCACAGGCAAGAGCATGGCCACAGCAAAGAGCAAGGTTCCAGGAGGAGGCAGAAGCACTCAGCACCCTCCCCGCCAGTCTCCGTAGGGTCTGAAGAGCATCCTCACAGTGTCCTCAAAACAGACTATATAGAGAGGGACAATAGGAAATATTACCTAGACCTAAAGGAAAATCAGCGGGGCCGCTTCCTAAGGATTAGACAAACCATGATGCGGGGAACTGGCATGATAGGTTATTTTGGCCACAGTTTGGGCCAAGAACAGACTATTGTCCTCCCAGCACAAGGAATGATTGAGTTTCGTGATGCCTTGGTTCAGCTAATTGAAGACTATGGTGAAGGGGACATAGAAGAACGAAGAGGTGGAGAGGATGACCCACTTGAACTCCCAGAGGGGACTTCTTTCAGAGTGGACAATAAAAGGTTCTACTTTGATGTGGGCTCTAATAAATATGGAATTTTCCTGAAGGTAAGTGAGGTGAGGCCACCTTACCGTAATACTATTACTGTTCCATTCAAAGCTTGGACAAGGTTTGGGGAGAATTTTATCAAGTATGAAGAAGAGATGAGGAAAATTTGCAACAGccataaagaaaagagaatggatGACAGAAGGGCCAGTGGTGAAGAACAAGAATGCCTCGACTAG
- the Purg gene encoding purine-rich element-binding protein gamma isoform X3, with the protein MERARRRGGGGGGRGRGGKNIGGSGLSKSRLYPQAQHSHYPHYAASTTPNQSGGTAEIQELASKRVDIQKKRFYLDVKQSSRGRFLKIAEVWIGRGRQDNIRKSKLTLSLSVAAELKDCLGDFIEHYAHLGLKGHRQEHGHSKEQGSRRRQKHSAPSPPVSVGSEEHPHSVLKTDYIERDNRKYYLDLKENQRGRFLRIRQTMMRGTGMIGYFGHSLGQEQTIVLPAQGMIEFRDALVQLIEDYGEGDIEERRGGEDDPLELPEGTSFRVDNKRFYFDVGSNKYGIFLKVSE; encoded by the coding sequence ATGGAAAGAGCCAGGCGGaggggaggcggcggcggcggccgcggccGTGGAGGCAAGAATATAGGGGGCTCTGGCCTAAGCAAGAGTAGACTCTATCCCCAGGCCCAGCACTCTCACTACCCCCACTACGCTGCTTCAACCACCCCTAATCAGTCTGGGGGCACAGCCGAAATCCAAGAGCTGGCTTCCAAACGAGTGGACATCCAGAAAAAGAGGTTTTACCTAGACGTGAAGCAAAGCTCCCGGGGCCGGTTCCTAAAGATAGCCGAAGTCTGGATAGGGAGAGGCCGGCAGGACAATATCAGAAAGAGTAAACTGACCCTATCCCTGTCTGTAGCAGCGGAGCTGAAGGACTGTTTAGGGGACTTCATCGAGCATTACGCCCACCTGGGCCTGAAAGGCCACAGGCAAGAGCATGGCCACAGCAAAGAGCAAGGTTCCAGGAGGAGGCAGAAGCACTCAGCACCCTCCCCGCCAGTCTCCGTAGGGTCTGAAGAGCATCCTCACAGTGTCCTCAAAACAGACTATATAGAGAGGGACAATAGGAAATATTACCTAGACCTAAAGGAAAATCAGCGGGGCCGCTTCCTAAGGATTAGACAAACCATGATGCGGGGAACTGGCATGATAGGTTATTTTGGCCACAGTTTGGGCCAAGAACAGACTATTGTCCTCCCAGCACAAGGAATGATTGAGTTTCGTGATGCCTTGGTTCAGCTAATTGAAGACTATGGTGAAGGGGACATAGAAGAACGAAGAGGTGGAGAGGATGACCCACTTGAACTCCCAGAGGGGACTTCTTTCAGAGTGGACAATAAAAGGTTCTACTTTGATGTGGGCTCTAATAAATATGGAATTTTCCTGAAGGTAAGTGAG